The Helicobacter mustelae genome has a segment encoding these proteins:
- the motB gene encoding flagellar motor protein MotB yields the protein MAKKAKKQECPAGEKWAVPYADFLSLLLALFIALYAISAQNKAKVEALKTEFIKIFDATPKPETIQPVTRIPPNPGDVTDQEDGDKAQQSQDSNAVKTVENIVQLEQIIQEGGVLEQIEHGITLQLPSDLLFDNGSAELANDEMKDYLRNMANVIKKFPPQVSINVKGYTDNAPLPPNSPYKNHYLLAAARAMAVMNVLIQQGVNQKQLSFTSYGKNSPIAPNNTPANRAKNNRVEIYLWADPNSVKNVNSILDSSKK from the coding sequence ATGGCAAAGAAAGCAAAAAAACAAGAATGCCCCGCTGGAGAGAAGTGGGCGGTTCCTTATGCAGATTTTCTCTCGCTTTTGCTCGCACTCTTTATTGCGCTTTATGCAATTTCTGCGCAAAACAAAGCCAAGGTCGAGGCCCTAAAGACAGAATTCATCAAAATCTTTGATGCAACGCCCAAGCCAGAAACCATCCAGCCCGTGACTCGCATACCGCCAAATCCAGGCGATGTCACCGATCAAGAAGATGGAGACAAGGCCCAACAATCTCAAGACTCTAATGCAGTGAAAACAGTGGAAAACATCGTGCAATTAGAGCAGATCATCCAAGAGGGTGGGGTACTAGAGCAAATCGAGCATGGCATCACCCTGCAACTCCCCTCAGATCTTCTTTTTGATAATGGGAGTGCGGAGCTTGCCAATGATGAGATGAAGGATTATTTGCGCAATATGGCAAATGTCATCAAAAAATTCCCCCCACAAGTCTCCATCAATGTCAAGGGTTATACAGATAATGCACCGCTCCCACCCAATTCCCCCTACAAAAATCACTATCTCCTAGCAGCTGCAAGAGCAATGGCTGTAATGAATGTTCTCATCCAACAAGGAGTCAATCAAAAGCAGCTTTCTTTTACCTCTTATGGCAAGAATTCCCCCATCGCGCCCAACAATACCCCTGCAAATCGCGCCAAAAACAATCGCGTAGAAATCTACCTCTGGGCAGATCCCAATAGCGTCAAAAATGTAAATTCCATCCTTGATAGCAGTAAAAAATAA
- the motA gene encoding flagellar motor stator protein MotA, whose protein sequence is MDLTSLLGMLLALASISLGDILEGGNPLHLIHISSVIIIIPTTLFSAMTGTHMHYVKAGFKEVKIVFLGAKVNLNETIRQLIEFANLARKDGVLSLEAKVAQVEDDFMREALSMIIDGKESKTVKEDLEIQIEQLEEYYHGAAHYWLIAGESAPTFGLVGAVMGLMLALQKLDNPAEMAAGIAGAFTATVTGIMCAYAIFGPWGNKLKANSHDIIKEKVVILEGVIGIANGDNPRNLEAKLLGYITPGSPKISQFE, encoded by the coding sequence ATGGATTTAACAAGTCTTTTGGGTATGCTTTTGGCATTGGCATCAATTTCTCTTGGGGACATCCTAGAGGGCGGGAATCCTCTACACCTCATCCATATCAGTTCAGTGATTATCATTATTCCCACAACCCTGTTTTCTGCTATGACAGGAACGCATATGCACTATGTCAAGGCGGGATTCAAAGAAGTAAAAATCGTATTCCTGGGTGCGAAAGTCAATCTCAATGAAACCATTCGTCAGCTCATTGAATTTGCAAATCTAGCCCGAAAAGATGGCGTATTATCGCTAGAGGCCAAGGTTGCTCAAGTAGAAGATGATTTCATGCGCGAAGCACTTTCTATGATCATTGATGGCAAGGAAAGCAAGACCGTCAAAGAAGATCTAGAGATCCAGATTGAACAGTTAGAGGAGTATTACCATGGCGCTGCACATTACTGGCTAATAGCAGGGGAATCTGCACCGACTTTTGGACTGGTGGGGGCGGTTATGGGGCTTATGCTTGCACTCCAAAAGCTTGACAATCCCGCAGAAATGGCAGCAGGGATTGCTGGAGCATTTACTGCGACTGTTACAGGGATTATGTGTGCATATGCCATCTTTGGTCCTTGGGGCAATAAGCTCAAGGCAAATTCTCATGACATCATCAAAGAAAAAGTCGTGATTTTGGAGGGGGTGATTGGCATTGCCAATGGAGATAATCCTCGCAATCTAGAAGCAAAGCTTCTTGGATACATCACTCCAGGCAGCCCAAAAATCTCCCAATTTGAGTAG
- a CDS encoding M99 family carboxypeptidase catalytic domain-containing protein, which translates to MEAQKRGNSLSYLFFVFFCFFAQGVDLEADTKTEAKVQTEMGFKSGKKQTEKKNSAAEVMTKTPLALVKNSAAKTQKNPAKNSPSLALDFDVQKKQSPNAFPTLLLIAGIQGDEPGGFNAANIFLMHYEIKKGEVWVVPAINKHSILRNHRGIYDDMNRKFAALDKNDPEYPIIRHIKSLITDPSVDAVLHLHDGSGFYRPTYIDPNKNPNRWGSCSIIDQEVVTNAKFPELGKITDHVIKHINAHLLSPEHRYYKRDTKTAKGDVEMEKALTFFAIKNKKSAFANEASKNLSLEKRVYYHLLAIEGLLGQLGIEFRRDFELTPQSLYHLINDTHLDVRIAKSITLPLYGLREELNYFPLPKQSISSIPLESRAHILGLLQKDNQVLLKYGNKVMTKFSPEYLDFDNSLQTLKIQVDGKTKEVKIGSIIPVKQNFEILDLPGYRANIIGFVSPKDRSDKPNEMGILISKKECAPRFSIDKKGKIYRAEFYKGDAFSGMLLFRFQDRIN; encoded by the coding sequence ATGGAAGCACAGAAGCGGGGCAATTCTTTGTCATATTTATTCTTTGTGTTTTTTTGCTTTTTTGCCCAAGGGGTGGATTTGGAAGCAGATACAAAGACGGAGGCCAAGGTGCAAACTGAGATGGGCTTTAAATCAGGGAAAAAACAAACAGAGAAAAAAAACTCTGCAGCAGAGGTGATGACAAAAACCCCACTAGCTTTGGTAAAAAATTCTGCAGCAAAAACACAGAAAAATCCTGCAAAAAATTCTCCCAGCCTTGCTCTAGATTTTGATGTACAAAAAAAACAAAGCCCCAATGCCTTCCCCACACTCTTGCTAATTGCTGGAATCCAAGGAGATGAGCCAGGAGGATTTAATGCAGCCAATATTTTTTTAATGCATTATGAGATCAAAAAGGGAGAGGTTTGGGTGGTCCCTGCCATCAACAAACATTCCATACTGCGCAATCACCGTGGTATTTATGACGACATGAATCGCAAATTTGCCGCGCTAGATAAAAATGACCCTGAATATCCCATTATCAGACACATCAAATCCCTCATTACCGACCCTTCGGTAGATGCGGTTTTGCACCTACATGATGGCAGCGGATTCTATCGCCCCACTTACATCGATCCCAACAAAAATCCCAATCGCTGGGGATCCTGTAGCATCATCGATCAGGAAGTAGTGACAAATGCCAAATTCCCAGAGCTTGGGAAGATCACAGATCATGTCATCAAGCACATCAATGCGCATTTACTAAGTCCTGAGCACAGATACTACAAACGTGACACCAAAACCGCTAAAGGGGATGTAGAGATGGAAAAAGCACTTACATTTTTTGCCATCAAAAACAAAAAATCTGCCTTTGCAAATGAGGCCAGCAAGAATCTCTCTTTAGAAAAGCGTGTGTATTATCATTTGCTCGCCATTGAGGGGTTGCTGGGGCAATTGGGCATTGAATTTAGACGGGATTTTGAGCTCACACCCCAAAGCCTCTACCATCTCATCAATGACACACATCTTGATGTAAGGATTGCAAAAAGCATCACCCTGCCCCTTTATGGCCTGCGTGAAGAACTCAATTATTTCCCTCTGCCAAAGCAGAGCATCTCTAGCATCCCACTAGAATCCAGGGCTCATATTTTAGGTCTTTTGCAAAAAGACAATCAGGTGCTTCTCAAATATGGCAACAAGGTCATGACCAAATTTTCCCCAGAATACTTGGATTTTGATAATTCACTCCAAACCCTAAAAATCCAAGTTGATGGGAAGACCAAAGAAGTGAAAATTGGCAGCATCATTCCTGTCAAGCAAAATTTTGAAATCCTGGATCTGCCGGGATATCGGGCTAATATCATTGGCTTTGTCTCTCCTAAGGATCGTTCTGATAAACCCAATGAAATGGGGATTTTGATCAGCAAAAAAGAATGCGCCCCGCGCTTTTCCATTGACAAAAAAGGCAAAATCTACCGTGCAGAATTCTACAAGGGCGATGCATTTAGCGGCATGCTGCTTTTCCGCTTCCAAGACCGAATCAATTGA